In the Malania oleifera isolate guangnan ecotype guangnan chromosome 1, ASM2987363v1, whole genome shotgun sequence genome, one interval contains:
- the LOC131159204 gene encoding protein PAL OF QUIRKY-like: MDLPPPVSISTAAAAAAAAAADSVPPIPCAKLRLMCSHGGQIVPRPHDKALSYAGGDTRIVAVDRRGATLSSLTSHLAATLLLNRPFILKYQLPGHDLDSLVSVATDEDFENMLDEYDRIANSPTASRLRLFLFSAKPTSAESILGNSESETWFLDALRNTNIVPKGRYADRDPSNSLFGVDAVGNLDSNVDVEAQNEGSGHGGGDGGHGVGSGSVAESLVLETNSSFGSTSSSVSMSNLPPIRAHVDDAGVGFDKKVKLPTSDPIESDMDVANAVIHPQFGNYQETIDSRVFSNPVELEANSSYLSPGIHVQKPVQVSSYTMATQLNQQQLPQELQYVPAGAHYISHYHTGSLPVSSYHQMYHPQLQQLPHHQFPYQPNQPHPVYLLPVGHTPAYNLPMHGNLVAGVSTASTQLPGHPNTSMVPPPSTSMVPPAVAFNEVATASPMPVLSSKVRRTAPDGNPLSHVPPDQNKQFMISPQMHHQSQSIATVPMEAAATYNDEFSDDPALAQIYKTQPLAPMLTSQHQTMTKATAELFSETLTQLHTDNIKPQIRTSQPQ, from the exons ATGGACCTGCCACCTCCGGTGTCCATTTCCACCGCCGCCGCCGCTGCCGCTGCCGCCGCGGCGGATTCTGTCCCGCCGATACCCTGTGCTAAACTGCGTCTGATGTGCAGCCATGGCGGTCAAATAGTTCCCCGCCCCCACGACAAGGCCCTCAGTTACGCGGGCGGAGACACCCGCATCGTTGCAGTGGATCGCCGTGGCGCCACCCTATCCTCCCTCACCTCCCATCTCGCCGCCACACTCCTTCTCAACCGTCCCTTCATTCTGAAGTACCAGCTCCCCGGTCACGACCTCGATTCGCTCGTCTCCGTCGCCACCGATGAAGACTTCGAAAACATGCTGGACGAGTACGATCGCATCGCCAACTCGCCGACGGCATCTCGCCTCCGCCTCTTCCTATTTTCCGCAAAACCCACCTCGGCGGAGTCAATTCTCGGCAACTCCGAGTCGGAAACTTGGTTCTTAGACGCGCTTAGAAATACAAATATTGTTCCCAAGGGGCGATACGCAGATCGGGATCCTTCGAATTCTCTGTTTGGCGTTGATGCTGTTGGTAATTTAGATTCGAATGTGGATGTGGAAGCTCAGAACGAGGGTTCAGGTCATGGCGGTGGTGATGGTGGACATGGTGTGGGTTCGGGTTCAGTCGCTGAATCGTTAGTCTTGGAGACCAATTCGTCTTTTGGGTCGACGTCATCTTCGGTTTCGATGTCTAATTTGCCCCCTATTAGGGCTCATGTCGATGATGCTGGGGTTGGCTTCGATAAGAAGGTTAAATTGCCTACATCAGATCCAATTGAAAG TGATATGGATGTTGCGAATGCCGTTATTCATCCTCAGTTTGGAAACTATCAAGAGACTATTGACAGCAGGGTTTTTTCAAACCCTGTTGAATTGGAGGCCAACAGCTCTTATCTCTCCCCTGGGATCCATGTGCAGAAACCAGTTCAGGTCTCCAGCTATACAATGGCCACACAATTGAATCAGCAACAACTGCCACAAGAATTACAATATGTTCCTGCTGGTGCTCATTACATCTCTCACTATCATACTGGCTCACTGCCAGTCTCTTCTTACCATCAAATGTATCATCCACAGCTGCAGCAGCTGCCGCATCACCAGTTCCCTTATCAGCCCAATCAGCCCCACCCAGTTTACTTACTGCCTGTCGGGCATACACCAGCTTACAATTTACCCATGCATGGTAATTTGGTCGCAGGTGTGTCAACAGCTTCTACTCAACTCCCTGGGCATCCAAACACTTCCATGGTCCCTCCACCAAGCACTTCTATGGTCCCTCCTGCAGTAGCCTTCAATGAAGTCGCAACAGCTTCCCCCATGCCTGTTTTATCATCCAAAGTTCGTAGGACAGCCCCAGATGGAAACCCCCTTAGTCATGTGCCCCCAGACCAaaataagcaatttatgattTCTCCTCAGATGCATCACCAATCTCAGTCAATAGCTACTGTTCCTATGGAAGCTGCTGCTACTTACAATGATGAATTTAGTGACGATCCTGCACTTGCTCAAATATACAAAACTCAGCCTTTGGCGCCCATGTTGACTTCTCAACATCAAACCATGACTAAGGCCACGGCAGAATTGTTCTCGGAGACTCTCACACAGCTGCACACAGACAATATTAAGCCACAAATTAGAACTTCCCAGCCCCAATGA